A window of Euwallacea fornicatus isolate EFF26 chromosome 13, ASM4011564v1, whole genome shotgun sequence contains these coding sequences:
- the LOC136342838 gene encoding matrix-remodeling-associated protein 5-like → MVSQAVRILWAVFLWSVGPSVEARQIEIPCPEFCACDLYLNMKRALCQNKKLVSIELGLPSQAEILDVGQNQISELTDKTFLELGLTNLKLLNLSHNAIRQIHFNAFAGMENLKTLDLSYNAIEYFTDSWFRSLPGLEELYLKGNKLRSINEEPLINIENLKVLDISSCGITTLKSNTFKLIPNLKILDISDNYIKTMQVDLLESLPKLTIFKTHGNDFNCKDPNMITVGSYVKIREILYSDACSADVPTSFTINHSVHQFEKMIMSEKTTPAGEEPARNSWIFEQETRNIESEDVKCENVKTIVKESQSLLLEVIQLSPWISVSVIFVYGVLCGMVLTCCINICAKKKSRFKLKDSHFPDGSVQRRKLKRSNSAIYRTLQKVRLSRFHQEFEDEDSDVDTLVMNQVDLPNSTPVVTRKATL, encoded by the exons ATGGTCAGCCAGGCCGTCCGTATATTATGGGCGGTATTTCTCTGGTCCGTAGGCCCTTCAGTGGAGGCGCGGCAAATAGAAATCCCATGCCCAGAGTTTTGTGCCTGTGATCTTTATCTGAACATGAAAAGGGCGTTGTGCCAAAACAAGAAATTGGTGTCTATCGAGTTGGGTTTGCCTTCTCAAGCCGAGATTCTGGATGTTGGTCAGAATCAGATCAGTGAATTAACTGATAAGACATTTCTG GAACTAGGTCTAACGAATCTAAAGCTACTCAACCTGTCCCATAACGCAATACGACAGATTCACTTTAACGCCTTCGCTGGAATGGAGAACCTAAAAACCTTAGATCTTTCCTACAACGCCATCGAATACTTCACTGACTCGTGGTTTAGGAGCTTACCTGGATTAGAGGAACTCTATTTGAAGGGCAATAAATTAAGGTCCATTAACGAGGAACCTTTGATTAATATCGAAAACCTGAAG GTCTTAGACATCAGCAGCTGCGGCATAACAACCCTCAAATCCAACACCTTCAAACTAATTCCCAACTTGAAAATCCTGGATATCTCAGACAACTATATAAAAACCATGCAAGTGGACCTTTTGGAGTCGTTACCTAAGCTCACTATCTTTAAAACGCATGGGAACGATTTCAATTGCAAAGATCCGAACATGATCACGGTGGGCAGTTATGTGAAAATCAGAGAGATTCTCTATAGTGACGCTTGCAGCGCTGATGTTCCTACTTCTTTCACCATTAACCATAGTGTGCATCAATTCGAAAAAATGATTATGAGTGAGAAGACCACACCTGCTGGTGAGGAGCCAGCCCGGAATTCGTGGATTTTTGAGCAGGAAACTAGGAATATTGAGAGTGAGGATGTGAAGTGTGAAAATGTTAAGACAATCGTTAAGGAATCACAGAGTTTATTGTTGGAAGTAATTCAACTTTCACCATGGATCAGCGTGAGCGTAATTTTTGTATATGGAGTTCTTTGTG GAATGGTCCTGACCTGCTGCATTAACATCTgcgccaaaaaaaaatcgcgttTCAAATTGAAAGATTCTCATTTTCCTGATGGAAGCGTTCAAAGGCGAAAATTGAAGAGAAGCAATAGCGCTATCTACAGAACACTCCAAAAAGTCAGACTCAGCAGGTTTCATCAGGAGTTTGAGGATGAAGACTCTGACGTCGACACTTTGGTAATGAATCAAGTTGACCTACCTAATTCTACCCCTGTCGTCACAAGAAAAGCTACATTATAA